A stretch of Lathyrus oleraceus cultivar Zhongwan6 chromosome 6, CAAS_Psat_ZW6_1.0, whole genome shotgun sequence DNA encodes these proteins:
- the LOC127095246 gene encoding uncharacterized protein LOC127095246: protein MEVKQQALKAASGKKYQKQSWSEARKKYDDTSEFKGSEDESKSEDTSEGDSESESDSEDEFDYEGESDSDPDSDDDSDSCGDLDSASKEGSEQVKRPQRIRNIPRRFAEFDILQDTEIDSEGEVIMCDMLVDSETVSVEEALKTKVWLKAMEEELNAIERHKTWELTERPKDKKSISVIWVFKMKLKTYGSFGKKKSNVSGKRFSTETWVRLL from the exons ATGGAGGTAaagcagcaggctctgaaagcagCTTCTGGTAAGAAATATCAGAAGCAGTCTTGGTCAGAAGCCAGGAAGAAATATGATG atactTCAGAATTCAAAGGTTCTGAAGATGAGTCAAAATCAGAAGATACTTCTGAAGGTGACTCTGAAAGtgagtctgactctgaagatgaGTTTGATTAtgaaggtgaatctgattctGATCCAGATTCTGATGATGATTCAGACTCGTGTGGAGATCTAGACTCAG CGTCCAAAGAAGGTTCTGAACAAGTTAagaggccacaaagaatcagaaatatTCCAAGAagatttgcagagtttgacatTCTGCAAGATACTGAAATAGACTCTGAGGGAGAAGTCATTATGTGTGATATGTTAGTAGATTCTGAAACAGTTAGTGTTGAAGAAGCACTCAAGACGAAAGTGTGGCTGAAGGCCATGGAAGAAGAACTTAACGCTATAGAAAGACATAAAACTTGGGAGTTGACTGAGCGTCCAAAGGACAAGAAATCCATCAGCGTCATATGGGTTTTTAAGATGAAATTGAAGACATATGGATCATTTGGAAAAAAAAAAAGCAATGTTAGTGGCAAGAGGTTTTCTACAGAAACATGGGTTAGACTACTTTGA